A single window of Acinetobacter wuhouensis DNA harbors:
- the bioB gene encoding biotin synthase BioB: MTVRNDWTREEIQALYEQPFLDLVFQAQQTHRQHFDANTIQVSTLLSIKTGKCPEDCKYCSQSARYDSKLEAEKRIAVDKVIREAKEALESGSSRFCMGAAWRNPHERDMPYVLEMVREVKALGLETCMTLGMLNQSQAERLHEAGLDYYNHNLDTSREYYPNVISTRTYDDRLNTLDHVRNAGMKVCSGGIVGLGENQNDRIGLLLELATLAVHPESVPINMLVPIEGTPLADVEKLDVTEWIRTIAVARIIMPKSYIRLSAGRESLSDSDQALAFMAGANSLFSGEKLLTTPNAGDGRDKQLFNKLGLTVEKAKPTVAELSIDAMAS; the protein is encoded by the coding sequence ATGACTGTACGCAATGACTGGACTCGTGAAGAAATTCAAGCTTTATACGAGCAACCATTTCTTGACTTGGTATTTCAAGCGCAACAAACACATCGTCAACATTTTGATGCCAATACCATTCAGGTCAGTACACTACTCTCAATCAAAACAGGAAAATGCCCTGAAGATTGTAAATATTGTTCTCAATCTGCGCGTTATGATTCAAAACTTGAAGCTGAAAAACGTATCGCGGTTGATAAAGTAATTCGTGAAGCCAAAGAAGCTCTAGAATCAGGTTCATCACGTTTTTGTATGGGCGCTGCATGGCGTAATCCGCATGAGCGTGATATGCCTTATGTCTTAGAAATGGTACGTGAAGTTAAAGCACTTGGCTTAGAAACATGCATGACCTTAGGTATGCTCAACCAATCTCAAGCAGAACGCTTACACGAAGCCGGTTTAGATTATTACAACCATAACTTAGATACTTCTCGTGAATATTACCCAAATGTGATCAGTACACGTACTTATGATGACCGCTTAAATACACTTGATCATGTACGCAATGCAGGCATGAAAGTATGTAGTGGTGGTATTGTCGGTCTAGGTGAAAACCAGAATGATCGTATTGGCTTATTACTTGAGTTGGCGACTTTAGCCGTACATCCTGAATCTGTTCCGATCAACATGCTCGTACCCATTGAAGGCACGCCTTTGGCTGATGTTGAAAAACTTGATGTAACAGAATGGATTCGTACCATTGCTGTTGCACGTATCATTATGCCGAAAAGCTATATTCGCCTGTCTGCGGGTCGTGAATCATTGTCAGATTCTGATCAAGCTTTGGCATTTATGGCAGGGGCAAACTCATTGTTTAGTGGTGAGAAATTATTGACTACACCAAATGCTGGCGATGGACGCGATAAGCAACTCTTTAATAAATTAGGTTTAACTGTCGAAAAAGCCAAACCAACTGTTGCTGAACTTTCAATTGATGCAATGGCAAGTTGA